From a region of the Halolamina sp. CBA1230 genome:
- a CDS encoding Piwi domain-containing protein, whose translation MASDTPTMQKNWRALTDPGVYLFHVEGRPRLQEVSVNRYRLSVEGGLDRQQDRHAFTQSAAYWLDQEHGTPVGGSGEMHVISMTELSRTVTAKDHEVTPEKVGERTLSPSDPGERAQIKGLIQSSLRRAIPDSRYSFQFLDEVVRRDIEFGGGESDFGARRKHSLKIHITADGVVLLQVRVGYSLATMSSLDEMVTAGKELPSWRVEHNSEVYSNSGTGQLAGWSDLHYNDWSDSLGEVISEYQEGVMKEEVRKELIEQNPRLVEVDYGGFTGDQAPRALTLSPRTEQVKEQDWDFHDQFTTRRAMEPDERFELVADFVDDLATLPGLDIDFESSPSNYGFEYVNMREGQSRLIYGDGNHASKPSTGLKRHGVYSPPGEYRVGVLYPSDFEEIHQDLIGLIAKTLAQWEAPAGTSGYSYELGSLSEYGDIYQQLRDDTDVVVALVPDKGAADDFPGVEDPYDELKRTLMRKNIPTQMLQKSTAQRVINMSRKGASDELVNTLSAVVAKAGGTPWQIDELPGETQAFMGLDVTRDQETGQHSGASASIVMRDGSTFAAESTTQQAGEKFVSDQVAKFVRDLVFDFADERDEPLERLTVFRDGKVHEDIEAVREGLDALDAEIDIVGVRKRGQSRVAEFDGREFRIADKGIGFVDSDRDQAIVHAFGKPEIDDDNHVGTPRTFRLVKDSGPTDIETLARQSFWLSEVHYGSPARSTRLPVPIKYADAAAKYVSDGYIDPGRVIRGPAYL comes from the coding sequence ATGGCCTCGGATACTCCGACGATGCAGAAAAACTGGAGAGCCCTAACCGACCCGGGAGTATACTTATTTCATGTTGAGGGGCGTCCCCGTCTTCAGGAAGTTTCCGTAAACCGCTATCGCTTGTCAGTGGAAGGTGGACTTGATCGGCAGCAGGATAGGCACGCATTCACTCAATCTGCTGCATACTGGCTGGACCAAGAGCACGGTACACCAGTTGGTGGATCTGGTGAGATGCACGTGATCTCTATGACGGAACTCTCTCGAACGGTCACAGCAAAAGATCACGAAGTCACGCCTGAGAAGGTCGGTGAGAGAACCCTTTCACCGAGCGATCCTGGGGAACGAGCGCAAATCAAGGGTCTCATCCAATCCTCACTTCGGCGCGCAATCCCGGATTCACGGTACTCTTTCCAGTTCCTTGACGAGGTCGTTCGACGGGACATCGAGTTTGGCGGTGGGGAATCTGACTTCGGTGCTCGACGGAAGCACAGTCTGAAGATTCACATTACTGCCGATGGTGTCGTTTTACTCCAAGTGAGAGTTGGGTATAGTCTCGCCACCATGTCGTCACTTGACGAGATGGTTACAGCGGGGAAGGAGCTCCCCTCATGGCGAGTCGAACATAACTCGGAGGTGTACAGTAACTCGGGGACGGGACAGCTTGCAGGCTGGAGTGACCTGCACTATAATGACTGGTCTGATTCTCTCGGTGAAGTCATTTCCGAGTATCAGGAAGGGGTGATGAAGGAGGAAGTCAGAAAGGAATTGATCGAACAAAACCCCCGACTTGTTGAGGTTGACTATGGAGGGTTTACTGGCGATCAAGCCCCGCGTGCGCTCACGCTAAGCCCCCGGACAGAGCAAGTGAAAGAGCAGGATTGGGACTTCCACGACCAATTCACAACGCGTAGGGCAATGGAGCCTGACGAACGGTTCGAACTTGTCGCTGACTTCGTTGATGACTTAGCGACGCTTCCGGGGTTGGACATTGACTTTGAATCGAGCCCATCGAACTACGGGTTCGAGTATGTGAATATGCGGGAAGGCCAGTCCAGACTCATCTATGGTGATGGGAATCACGCATCCAAGCCGAGTACCGGACTCAAGCGACATGGCGTGTACAGTCCACCCGGGGAGTACCGTGTCGGCGTCTTGTATCCAAGTGACTTTGAAGAGATACATCAGGATCTAATCGGGCTCATCGCAAAGACGCTCGCACAGTGGGAAGCACCGGCGGGAACATCCGGGTACAGTTACGAACTTGGGAGTCTTTCAGAGTATGGCGATATCTATCAGCAGTTGCGAGACGATACGGACGTCGTTGTCGCACTGGTTCCTGACAAAGGTGCTGCAGATGATTTCCCGGGCGTCGAAGACCCCTACGACGAGCTCAAACGGACGCTGATGCGGAAAAACATCCCCACGCAGATGCTGCAGAAATCGACCGCCCAAAGGGTCATCAACATGTCTCGAAAGGGGGCGAGCGATGAACTTGTAAACACCCTGAGTGCGGTTGTTGCGAAGGCAGGCGGGACACCCTGGCAGATTGACGAGCTGCCGGGGGAGACTCAGGCCTTCATGGGATTAGACGTGACGAGGGACCAAGAGACCGGCCAACACTCCGGCGCAAGTGCGAGCATTGTGATGCGGGACGGTTCAACGTTCGCTGCAGAGTCCACGACACAACAGGCCGGCGAAAAATTCGTTTCCGACCAAGTCGCCAAATTCGTCAGGGATCTCGTGTTTGACTTCGCTGACGAACGTGATGAACCACTTGAACGTTTGACAGTCTTCAGAGATGGGAAAGTGCATGAGGACATAGAGGCCGTTAGAGAGGGCCTTGACGCTTTAGATGCTGAAATAGACATTGTCGGCGTCCGTAAACGCGGTCAGTCCCGCGTCGCAGAGTTCGATGGGCGGGAGTTCCGTATCGCGGACAAAGGTATTGGATTCGTAGATTCGGACCGCGACCAGGCCATCGTTCATGCCTTTGGAAAGCCAGAAATCGACGACGACAATCACGTTGGCACCCCACGTACGTTCCGCTTAGTCAAAGACTCTGGACCCACAGACATCGAAACCCTCGCTCGCCAGTCGTTCTGGCTATCTGAGGTCCATTATGGAAGCCCCGCAAGAAGTACTCGCCTTCCCGTACCGATCAAGTACGCTGATGCCGCTGCGAAATACGTGAGCGACGGCTATATTGATCCGGGTCGTGTCATTCGTGGTCCCGCGTATCTATAG
- a CDS encoding exodeoxyribonuclease V subunit beta, whose protein sequence is MTDQMDTASNDDITLTRAQQRAARTIDRNVSVEAGAGTGKTTMLTERYLTILRAHLDGPDSLTAADDEPGYCLPDDIDRITDPEAARRLPERIVVTTFTDRAAEDLARSIREKIHDRLDDIDDPDRWAVWRAAADGVEAGYIDTTHGFCSRILEEYAVTHPAVDPDFEVLEDTDAARLRTTVATELVESEPPGVRVLAPQFDRSKLVDVLAELIAESDMTSEWIDEIRDLESQEAYEAHLVELHPLDADPAHLLETVRDDLDTLCELYSDDDVADRLGTNPTKRVGNDVLAFVEATSRQDIADATPIEQLELFRSLCDTLTNSDGDRYGDGTYYGNKSFRQSDGPTATRFRDAMDSVLDTLAPATRPTDASLDPDRDAHELLTALADLAEAALTEYNDRKHQRGVLDYNDLIGHTLTFLTDPDQDAVADLREDLLYIMVDEFQDTNTRQWQLVQALTSGTDPFTADNVCVVGDVKQSIYRFRDADVTIFDDATTAMHDANTANGTNPRNPELTTNFRTLPETLQAINGLFDHVFAYGNDEPYEAVSGPLTAGRDTPTDLSPITEYLPVPVETDLRDRYLDTDHGLTDLPESEPADIEATALANRIAALLTDNTLVTDDDPESDTDTRPVQPEDIAVLIRSRSDLKDYERGLRAADIPYTVIKGEGFFDTPEIRPFIALLNALADPTDDIALYAAARSPLCGLTDTQLATAHDTDDTLWNSLQTSTDPAVESVVEDIERWREYAGTGNTPGATVESWVALADRILEETGYLAAIAADERGTTALANIDKLRDKLREFDANGVPSIDRVTTRLADQAEQGRKEPEANDATDSTGVRIMTVHEAKGQEFPVVAMPGLGKGFNDRARISNGSIEYERVPIAGERRPLLGLNVSTDDRTDTDATLMRRVARDRRRAEEHAEEKRILYVAATRAEDHLILTGRHNADGDHDTGIEQPDPDDPSSPIDWIQPALFNTDTDTAGWWDTLEANGSFTVTLPYEIDGDTGRGTLDVRLPPDDAQYDPDPDPVPATTERSPYTYEQPWEFTLSASDLTRIPAGTVELHEHDDTNQVTASPVTNESSEEHEHDYPDTDTRNIPAAIYGHAVHRLCETRPPRDERRRVIEQAIQEQHDRTPGLTESTYPDSAFDAIETAADAAIQYLNTLHSTLNVQQIHDEYYIELTLGNGTVSGFIDHLVVTPDTYHVIDYKTDRKASTQTTEEFLTDRATHHQPQLQAYAAALNQQDPTRDVTATLYFTDVEDTYTWEAPEFTHALEDTVQLLQEQLDQTSVRVGR, encoded by the coding sequence ATGACCGACCAAATGGACACAGCCTCGAACGACGACATCACGCTCACCCGCGCCCAGCAACGCGCCGCCCGGACGATTGACCGGAACGTCTCCGTCGAAGCTGGAGCCGGAACCGGGAAGACGACGATGCTCACCGAGCGGTACCTTACGATCCTCCGCGCGCATCTCGACGGTCCGGACAGCCTCACCGCGGCTGACGACGAACCGGGCTACTGCTTACCGGACGATATCGACCGGATTACCGACCCTGAAGCCGCCCGGCGACTCCCGGAGCGTATCGTCGTCACCACGTTCACCGACCGGGCGGCCGAAGACCTCGCACGATCGATCCGCGAGAAGATCCATGACCGACTCGACGATATTGACGACCCCGACCGGTGGGCCGTTTGGCGCGCCGCCGCCGACGGCGTCGAAGCCGGGTACATCGACACCACGCACGGGTTCTGCAGCCGTATCCTCGAAGAGTACGCCGTCACGCACCCAGCGGTAGACCCGGACTTCGAAGTACTGGAAGACACCGACGCCGCACGACTCCGAACCACCGTCGCTACCGAACTCGTCGAGTCCGAACCGCCCGGCGTGCGCGTCCTCGCCCCGCAGTTTGACCGGTCGAAGCTCGTTGACGTGCTGGCCGAACTGATCGCCGAGTCCGACATGACCAGCGAGTGGATCGACGAGATACGCGACCTCGAAAGTCAAGAAGCGTACGAAGCACACCTTGTCGAACTGCACCCACTGGACGCCGACCCCGCACACTTGCTGGAAACGGTACGTGATGACCTCGACACGTTGTGTGAACTGTACAGCGATGACGATGTCGCTGACCGTCTCGGAACGAATCCGACGAAACGCGTCGGGAACGACGTACTTGCTTTCGTCGAAGCAACATCTAGGCAGGACATCGCGGACGCAACGCCGATCGAGCAACTCGAACTGTTCCGCAGCCTCTGTGACACGCTGACGAACAGCGACGGCGACCGGTACGGGGACGGCACCTACTACGGGAACAAATCTTTCAGACAGAGCGATGGCCCGACAGCCACGCGGTTCCGCGACGCAATGGATAGCGTTCTTGATACGCTCGCACCTGCGACGCGACCAACGGACGCCTCACTCGATCCGGACCGCGATGCCCATGAACTCCTCACTGCGCTTGCCGATCTCGCCGAAGCGGCGCTCACCGAGTACAACGACCGGAAGCACCAGCGCGGCGTCCTTGACTACAACGACCTGATCGGCCACACGCTTACGTTCCTCACCGACCCCGACCAAGATGCTGTTGCCGACCTCCGCGAGGACCTGTTGTACATCATGGTTGACGAGTTCCAAGACACGAACACGCGCCAGTGGCAACTCGTCCAAGCGCTCACGAGCGGTACTGACCCGTTCACCGCTGACAACGTGTGCGTCGTCGGCGACGTCAAACAAAGCATCTACCGCTTCCGCGACGCCGACGTCACCATCTTCGACGACGCCACGACCGCGATGCACGACGCGAACACCGCAAACGGAACGAATCCCCGTAACCCGGAACTGACTACGAACTTCCGCACACTTCCGGAGACGCTGCAAGCCATCAACGGGCTCTTCGACCACGTATTCGCGTACGGTAACGACGAACCGTACGAAGCCGTCAGCGGCCCGCTCACCGCCGGGCGCGACACGCCTACCGACCTTTCTCCGATCACCGAATACCTCCCTGTCCCCGTCGAAACCGACCTCCGCGACCGCTACCTCGACACAGACCACGGCCTCACCGATCTCCCCGAGTCCGAACCCGCCGACATCGAGGCAACCGCCCTCGCCAACCGCATCGCCGCTCTCCTCACCGACAACACCCTCGTCACCGACGACGACCCAGAATCAGACACCGATACCCGGCCCGTCCAACCCGAGGATATCGCCGTGCTCATCCGTTCTCGAAGCGACCTCAAAGACTACGAACGCGGTCTTCGCGCAGCGGACATCCCGTACACCGTCATCAAAGGCGAAGGGTTCTTCGACACGCCAGAAATCCGGCCGTTCATCGCGCTGTTGAACGCACTCGCTGACCCCACCGACGACATCGCACTGTACGCCGCCGCACGCTCCCCGCTGTGCGGCCTAACCGACACGCAGCTCGCCACCGCCCACGACACCGACGATACGCTATGGAACTCCCTGCAGACCAGTACTGATCCTGCTGTCGAATCCGTCGTCGAGGACATCGAACGCTGGCGCGAGTACGCCGGCACCGGGAACACACCCGGCGCAACCGTCGAGAGCTGGGTCGCACTCGCTGACCGGATCCTCGAAGAAACCGGGTACCTCGCCGCGATCGCCGCCGACGAACGCGGCACTACTGCTCTCGCCAACATCGACAAGCTCCGAGACAAACTCCGCGAATTCGACGCCAACGGCGTCCCCAGCATCGACCGCGTCACCACACGACTCGCCGATCAAGCCGAACAAGGCCGGAAAGAACCCGAAGCAAACGACGCAACCGATTCGACCGGGGTTCGCATCATGACCGTTCACGAAGCGAAAGGCCAGGAATTCCCTGTCGTCGCCATGCCTGGGCTCGGGAAGGGGTTCAACGATAGGGCACGTATCAGCAACGGCAGTATCGAGTACGAACGCGTCCCGATCGCCGGCGAGCGCCGCCCACTTCTCGGTCTCAACGTCTCTACGGACGACCGTACCGACACTGACGCGACCCTCATGCGACGCGTCGCCCGTGACCGTCGCCGCGCCGAAGAACACGCCGAAGAGAAACGTATCCTCTACGTCGCTGCCACCCGCGCCGAAGACCACCTCATCCTGACCGGTCGGCACAACGCTGACGGCGATCACGACACCGGGATCGAACAACCTGACCCTGACGACCCGTCCAGCCCCATTGACTGGATCCAACCCGCGCTGTTCAACACAGATACTGATACAGCTGGCTGGTGGGATACTCTCGAAGCAAACGGGTCATTCACCGTGACACTCCCGTATGAGATCGACGGCGACACCGGCCGAGGCACTCTCGACGTTCGCCTCCCACCAGACGATGCACAATACGACCCTGATCCTGATCCAGTCCCGGCAACGACGGAACGTTCACCGTACACGTACGAGCAGCCATGGGAGTTCACTCTCTCCGCATCAGATCTCACCCGCATCCCCGCCGGCACGGTTGAACTCCACGAACACGACGATACGAACCAAGTCACGGCGAGCCCGGTGACGAACGAATCGAGCGAGGAACACGAGCACGACTACCCCGACACAGACACGCGAAACATCCCCGCAGCCATCTACGGCCACGCTGTCCACCGACTCTGCGAAACCCGCCCACCACGTGACGAGCGCCGCCGCGTCATCGAACAAGCGATCCAAGAACAACACGACCGCACACCGGGACTCACTGAATCAACCTACCCCGACTCAGCATTCGACGCCATCGAAACAGCCGCTGACGCCGCGATTCAGTACCTCAACACACTCCACAGCACGCTCAACGTTCAGCAAATCCACGACGAATACTACATCGAACTCACCCTCGGCAACGGTACTGTCAGTGGGTTCATCGACCACCTCGTCGTTACTCCAGACACGTACCACGTCATCGACTACAAGACTGATCGGAAAGCGTCAACCCAGACTACCGAGGAGTTCCTCACCGACCGAGCCACCCACCATCAGCCACAACTGCAAGCATACGCTGCCGCGCTCAATCAACAAGATCCCACGAGAGACGTGACTGCCACGCTGTACTTCACCGACGTGGAAGACACGTACACGTGGGAAGCCCCGGAATTCACACACGCACTCGAAGACACAGTTCAACTCCTGCAGGAACAACTGGACCAAACATCGGTACGGGTGGGACGATAA
- a CDS encoding PD-(D/E)XK nuclease family protein, with protein MTTRRVFSEPTPSDGRAAILQWADERSSGVPQSVLYLEPPSVNDGIVADQWDTYGSPIELRCERFRTLVDELYEADTYDGSATHISSAERQWIVEEALSRLTDTEHPLYSEEDPSVGLIQQSEELLTLLEFAGTITAEEVEQRLTQEGLPRLAQSLSRFVALVHQVRADGFDDAKTFRSERFRHVLDAGQPLVESELSTIEVVIVGSFQTLSPQERDIIGLIADAFDTGIVLTRVTDADELSGADDAIRRISRWYDELGFTPHETDGTSSRSPRERAAASLYEHEDGQAEPVQVGSDVTLETHATIQDEIRDVARTVRSLIGSGVDPSSITVAPFDEGTYGNRITDALRAADVPVVASSSRSLFATTTGKLFESVINLGTEPDRQGPLTRLLSNPLVAPNHRETVRNALQNADRLESTRVSTLAEYVDADTEAFIRDVVTACEEFVNATDIDSEREALLAELGVPTTENGAGLTDAIGFSRHVRAREQQAIERAAEVCSSLTERRDAADRDDADTDVEELRRALEQVTVETSVGRESDSVRVCSPAEAATNPAEYVFVPGLTTEHTPSPPRRLAFARPLNDSHPEFAASNPVAGTRYTFAQLIAADADLTLTAPQHNRNGDPYILADPVVELERVTGLEASSVNDRAPPASYTDVHRELAAAIDSNALTPDALSRNTDTYDINISGANASKRLSDGVSVAAERAADNVGDYDGHVDSGIVTALRGEDQPYSPSQLETYADCGFKYYLKYVLDIEPDDEITLELNALDAGTYVHDVLERFYRTWRGEGHDGVTEETVDEAEEVLYEVAASRLDELDARDTAFHDTWVTALFDGLTVPENRYGNADGPPGLFKRFLHSEAELAPRDATPSYFEAHVGLTPDEPGPEVLADDPVRVPGTDVQIRGKIDRLDITSDGGIVGMDYKTGSTASESDTIDGHTFQLPAYLLMAENALNGDPVGGSYYQVDPTDSISPHAGTVGSEEDAAHAYWGADDPAPLRRYQTLEFDTRGEFTEFLHDVIPDRIDRIAAAVDNGSFHPTVLSPDTAGCEYCPYRDACDVRHHRRHDIHDALTESNTPQYAPGIDTEDTQ; from the coding sequence ATGACGACACGCCGGGTGTTCTCGGAACCTACTCCCTCAGATGGACGGGCCGCCATACTCCAGTGGGCCGACGAACGTTCCTCAGGGGTACCGCAGTCTGTGCTGTATCTTGAACCGCCATCCGTGAACGACGGGATTGTCGCTGACCAGTGGGACACCTACGGCTCCCCAATTGAGCTTCGATGCGAACGATTCCGTACGTTAGTAGACGAGTTATACGAGGCAGACACCTACGACGGGTCAGCGACGCACATTTCCAGTGCCGAACGGCAGTGGATCGTCGAGGAAGCACTTTCTCGCCTTACCGATACTGAACACCCCCTGTACAGCGAAGAGGATCCATCTGTCGGCCTCATCCAGCAGTCTGAAGAACTCCTCACGCTCCTGGAGTTCGCCGGTACGATCACTGCGGAGGAAGTCGAACAACGATTGACCCAAGAAGGGCTCCCTAGGCTCGCGCAATCATTATCCCGATTCGTTGCGCTCGTTCATCAAGTTCGTGCGGACGGCTTTGATGATGCGAAGACGTTTCGGAGCGAACGGTTCCGCCATGTGCTTGACGCAGGGCAGCCACTCGTCGAATCCGAGCTCTCAACGATCGAAGTAGTGATCGTTGGGTCATTCCAGACCCTCTCACCACAGGAGCGCGACATTATCGGGTTGATCGCCGATGCGTTCGACACCGGAATCGTACTGACCCGCGTAACTGACGCCGACGAACTCAGCGGGGCTGATGACGCGATCCGTCGAATCAGCCGATGGTACGACGAACTCGGATTCACGCCACACGAGACTGACGGCACAAGTTCACGATCGCCGCGTGAACGCGCAGCGGCATCATTGTACGAACACGAAGACGGGCAAGCTGAGCCGGTTCAGGTCGGGTCCGACGTGACTCTGGAGACCCACGCGACGATACAAGACGAAATTCGTGACGTTGCTCGGACAGTCCGATCGTTAATCGGGTCCGGTGTCGATCCGAGTTCGATCACCGTCGCACCGTTCGATGAGGGCACATACGGGAATCGAATCACAGACGCGCTTCGAGCTGCGGACGTGCCGGTAGTGGCCAGTTCGTCACGGTCGCTGTTCGCAACAACGACCGGCAAACTGTTTGAGTCCGTAATCAACCTTGGGACCGAACCAGACCGGCAAGGCCCGCTCACACGACTCCTGTCGAACCCACTCGTCGCCCCCAACCACCGTGAAACCGTTCGGAACGCACTCCAGAACGCTGACCGGTTGGAGTCCACGCGCGTCTCTACCCTCGCCGAGTACGTCGATGCGGACACTGAGGCGTTCATCCGTGACGTCGTGACCGCCTGCGAAGAGTTCGTAAATGCGACCGATATCGACAGTGAACGGGAGGCGTTGCTTGCGGAACTCGGCGTCCCGACGACCGAGAACGGGGCAGGCCTCACCGACGCCATCGGGTTCTCACGGCACGTCCGCGCACGGGAACAACAGGCCATCGAGAGGGCAGCCGAAGTATGTTCGTCGCTGACGGAACGTCGGGACGCAGCGGATCGAGACGACGCGGACACAGATGTAGAGGAGTTGCGGCGTGCGCTCGAACAGGTGACGGTCGAAACATCGGTGGGTCGGGAGTCCGACAGCGTTCGAGTGTGTTCGCCGGCGGAGGCGGCCACCAACCCTGCCGAGTACGTGTTCGTCCCCGGGCTAACAACCGAACACACCCCGTCACCACCACGCCGCCTCGCATTCGCACGGCCACTTAACGACTCTCACCCAGAGTTCGCGGCATCAAACCCGGTTGCCGGGACCCGGTACACGTTCGCGCAGCTAATCGCTGCCGACGCGGACCTGACGCTTACCGCCCCGCAACACAACCGGAACGGCGACCCATACATCCTCGCTGACCCTGTCGTCGAACTCGAACGTGTCACTGGGTTAGAAGCCAGCAGCGTGAACGACCGCGCACCCCCGGCGTCGTACACTGACGTGCACCGAGAACTTGCGGCAGCGATTGACTCGAACGCACTCACGCCTGACGCGCTCTCAAGGAACACCGACACGTACGACATCAACATCTCAGGAGCGAACGCGTCGAAACGCCTCTCAGACGGCGTGTCGGTCGCCGCCGAACGAGCGGCCGACAACGTCGGCGACTACGACGGGCACGTGGATTCAGGGATCGTCACAGCCCTGCGAGGCGAAGATCAGCCGTACAGCCCGAGTCAGCTGGAAACGTACGCTGACTGCGGGTTCAAGTACTACCTCAAATACGTTCTCGACATCGAACCGGACGATGAGATCACGCTGGAGTTGAACGCGCTTGATGCCGGCACGTACGTCCACGACGTTCTCGAACGCTTCTACCGCACGTGGCGCGGAGAAGGCCACGACGGCGTCACGGAGGAGACGGTTGATGAGGCAGAGGAGGTACTGTACGAAGTGGCAGCGTCCCGGCTTGACGAACTCGACGCACGAGACACTGCCTTCCACGACACGTGGGTTACCGCGCTTTTTGATGGGCTCACCGTTCCGGAGAACAGGTATGGTAACGCCGACGGCCCACCCGGACTGTTCAAACGATTCCTGCACTCCGAGGCCGAACTTGCACCGCGGGACGCGACGCCGTCGTACTTCGAAGCGCACGTTGGCCTCACTCCTGACGAGCCCGGCCCCGAGGTCCTCGCGGACGACCCGGTGCGCGTCCCTGGAACGGACGTGCAGATCCGCGGGAAAATCGACCGGCTCGACATTACCAGTGACGGCGGAATCGTGGGCATGGACTACAAGACAGGCAGCACGGCAAGCGAGAGCGACACGATCGACGGGCACACCTTCCAGTTGCCCGCGTACCTGTTGATGGCCGAGAACGCACTCAACGGGGACCCCGTCGGAGGCTCCTACTACCAAGTGGATCCGACCGACTCAATCTCACCACATGCGGGCACGGTCGGCAGTGAAGAGGACGCCGCTCACGCGTATTGGGGTGCAGACGACCCAGCGCCACTTCGCCGCTACCAGACGTTGGAGTTCGACACGCGCGGCGAGTTCACTGAGTTCCTCCACGACGTCATTCCGGACCGTATTGACCGGATCGCGGCTGCCGTGGACAACGGGTCGTTCCACCCGACGGTTCTCAGCCCAGACACGGCTGGCTGTGAGTACTGCCCGTACCGCGATGCGTGCGACGTTCGACACCACCGACGGCACGACATCCACGACGCGCTCACAGAATCGAACACGCCACAGTACGCACCCGGCATCGACACGGAGGACACCCAATGA
- a CDS encoding CBS domain-containing protein, with protein sequence MSGPKAPSSVGRLPTAVADEMVRRLFDDGDPESDDRILFPGVGHGELVEAVARYCERHELDFPESIALETNEELVEEAREKFDELPLEVRRLDFLGSLPDLGEFEFIVSDPPVARLHELSQEVREDLAMRFDTISADGPGRDEDYYLAFFEQGLGILAAEGRLVFATPDFTSKQGHSAIPELKRRLTTFHIEDIDESPVESPYDQAELDIVITTVAHAEPDSKYASEVDFEGVQEALTVTYDIGVADIMTQDPVAFYSDDDVHSVYLTLVRNDYDAAPVRDRDTGECLGLVSKAELTGADTGTLADGYITDLDESRLISATASFDELLTQLREKRFCVVGTADDIRGIVTRFDLNSMEVYFHLYAKFAQFEIGLRNAIRDYEIDWDDALLEAGISWTDIKRRRKEYREKSEVAQDVLDTLLLSDLIKIVENSRLQAEIEFDRSSLGVRPSAINKLRGSVAHYQPLIHTMDSLSLPKQRTAENFGEVYDALNESLQALESRNYI encoded by the coding sequence ATGAGCGGCCCTAAAGCGCCGAGTTCAGTCGGGCGGCTCCCGACTGCCGTGGCAGATGAAATGGTTCGGCGGCTGTTCGACGATGGAGACCCGGAATCTGATGACCGGATCTTGTTCCCTGGCGTCGGCCACGGGGAACTCGTTGAAGCGGTGGCTCGATACTGTGAACGCCACGAGCTCGATTTCCCCGAGAGCATCGCCTTGGAGACGAACGAAGAGCTCGTAGAGGAAGCCAGAGAGAAGTTTGACGAATTGCCGCTTGAGGTTCGCCGGCTCGATTTTCTTGGGAGTCTTCCCGACCTCGGAGAGTTTGAATTCATTGTGAGTGACCCACCGGTAGCGAGGCTGCACGAGCTGTCCCAAGAGGTTCGGGAGGATCTTGCAATGCGGTTCGATACGATCTCTGCTGACGGACCTGGACGGGATGAGGACTATTATCTCGCGTTCTTCGAGCAGGGGTTAGGGATACTTGCTGCCGAGGGGCGACTGGTCTTCGCTACCCCTGACTTCACGAGCAAGCAAGGGCACTCCGCAATTCCTGAACTGAAACGGCGGCTCACAACGTTCCACATTGAGGATATTGATGAGAGTCCCGTCGAGTCACCGTACGATCAAGCGGAACTGGATATCGTGATTACAACGGTCGCCCACGCAGAGCCCGATTCGAAATATGCATCCGAGGTTGATTTCGAAGGCGTGCAGGAAGCACTGACGGTCACATACGACATCGGCGTTGCGGACATCATGACGCAAGACCCGGTGGCGTTCTACTCAGACGATGATGTCCATAGTGTCTACCTGACTCTCGTTCGGAATGACTACGACGCGGCACCGGTTCGAGACCGGGATACCGGGGAATGCCTCGGGCTCGTGTCGAAAGCCGAGCTCACTGGCGCTGATACGGGGACGCTTGCGGACGGGTACATCACGGATCTTGACGAGAGTAGGCTCATCTCTGCTACGGCGTCGTTCGATGAACTGCTGACGCAGTTACGTGAGAAACGGTTTTGCGTGGTAGGGACTGCTGACGATATTCGAGGGATCGTGACGCGGTTCGACCTCAACAGCATGGAAGTGTATTTCCACTTGTACGCGAAGTTCGCGCAGTTCGAGATCGGGTTGCGAAACGCCATCCGCGACTACGAAATCGACTGGGATGACGCGCTCTTGGAGGCCGGAATCAGCTGGACGGATATCAAGCGACGGCGAAAGGAGTACCGGGAGAAATCTGAAGTCGCACAGGATGTTCTCGACACGCTGCTGTTGTCTGACCTGATCAAGATCGTTGAGAACAGCAGACTCCAAGCGGAGATTGAATTCGACCGGTCGTCCCTCGGCGTTCGACCTTCGGCTATCAACAAGCTGCGTGGGTCCGTTGCTCACTACCAGCCGCTAATCCATACGATGGACTCGTTATCGTTGCCGAAGCAGCGAACAGCGGAGAATTTCGGCGAGGTTTATGATGCACTGAACGAGAGCCTTCAGGCTCTTGAGAGCCGGAACTACATCTAA
- a CDS encoding HVO_2922 family protein, whose translation MSKLSFEIFEDGAGQWRWRLRHDNGNIVADSGEGYATKSKAKQGIKAVKAGADEADVTEVK comes from the coding sequence ATGAGCAAACTCTCGTTTGAGATATTCGAGGATGGGGCAGGTCAGTGGAGATGGCGATTACGGCATGATAACGGGAACATCGTCGCTGACAGCGGCGAAGGATATGCGACAAAATCGAAGGCAAAACAGGGTATTAAAGCAGTAAAGGCTGGCGCGGACGAAGCCGATGTAACCGAAGTGAAGTAA